In one window of Longimicrobium sp. DNA:
- a CDS encoding M48 family metallopeptidase, with amino-acid sequence MNRLRTLFLCLVLALAPAAHAQQTPAPAAQPQASAAAHVPVPKPSAKAVRYHRSGNVLWVIGNLWGFLVPAVILFSGLSARMRDAARRVGRNWFFTLVLYGVMFSLLTWILDLPLAYYSGFVREHAYGLSNQGFGKWFGDAAKALGVGLAVLAATLWIPYLLLKKSPRRWWLYTAMAVIPLIVAGQWLSPIFIDPLYNDFGPMKNKQLEAQILDTARRAGIEGGRVFEVNKSVDTEAVNAYVTGFGGSKRIVLWDTLLRKLDSREVIFVMGHEMGHYVLKHVFMMLGVISLLILLCLYAVHASAGWLIGRYRERFGFDQLSDVASYPLLILVFGVVSFLATPALYAVTRHSEHEADRFGLELTHDNHSAATAFAKLQAENLAVPYPGTLYKVFRASHPVLGERIEFANTYRPWETGGEQRYADRFRR; translated from the coding sequence ATGAACCGGCTCCGCACGCTGTTCCTGTGCCTCGTCCTCGCGCTGGCGCCCGCCGCGCACGCCCAGCAGACGCCCGCCCCCGCGGCCCAGCCGCAGGCTTCCGCGGCGGCGCACGTGCCCGTGCCCAAGCCGAGCGCCAAGGCGGTGCGCTACCACCGCAGCGGCAACGTGCTCTGGGTGATCGGCAACCTCTGGGGCTTCCTGGTGCCGGCCGTGATCCTGTTCAGCGGCCTTTCCGCGCGGATGCGCGACGCGGCGCGCAGGGTGGGGCGCAACTGGTTCTTCACGCTGGTGCTGTACGGGGTGATGTTCTCGCTCCTCACCTGGATTCTGGACCTGCCGCTGGCCTACTACAGCGGCTTCGTGCGCGAGCACGCGTACGGGCTCTCCAACCAGGGCTTCGGCAAGTGGTTCGGCGATGCGGCCAAAGCGCTGGGGGTCGGGCTCGCCGTGCTCGCCGCCACGCTCTGGATCCCGTACCTCCTGCTGAAAAAGAGCCCGCGCCGCTGGTGGCTGTACACGGCGATGGCCGTCATCCCGCTGATCGTGGCGGGGCAGTGGCTGAGCCCCATCTTCATCGACCCGCTCTACAACGATTTCGGGCCGATGAAGAACAAGCAGCTGGAGGCGCAGATCCTGGACACCGCGCGGCGGGCGGGGATCGAGGGCGGGCGCGTGTTCGAGGTGAACAAGAGCGTGGACACGGAGGCGGTGAACGCGTACGTCACCGGCTTCGGCGGGAGCAAGCGGATCGTGCTGTGGGACACGCTGCTGAGGAAGCTGGACTCGCGCGAGGTGATCTTCGTGATGGGGCACGAGATGGGGCACTACGTCCTGAAGCACGTCTTCATGATGCTGGGCGTAATCTCGCTCCTGATCCTGCTCTGCCTGTACGCGGTGCATGCGTCGGCGGGGTGGCTGATCGGGCGGTACCGGGAGCGATTCGGCTTCGACCAGCTCTCGGATGTCGCGTCGTACCCGCTGCTGATCCTGGTCTTCGGCGTGGTGAGCTTCCTGGCGACGCCGGCGCTGTACGCGGTGACGCGCCACAGCGAGCACGAGGCGGATCGCTTCGGCTTGGAGTTGACGCACGACAACCACTCGGCCGCCACCGCGTTCGCCAAGCTCCAGGCGGAGAACCTGGCCGTGCCCTATCCCGGCACGCTGTACAAGGTGTTCCGCGCGTCGCATCCGGTGCTGGGGGAGAGGATCGAGTTCGCGAACACGTATCGGCCGTGGGAGACGGGCGGGGAGCAGAGGTATGCGGATCGGTTCAGGCGGTAG